Proteins from a genomic interval of Croceicoccus naphthovorans:
- a CDS encoding efflux RND transporter periplasmic adaptor subunit: MNYETSPETRRPDVAEGEVVIDEFAMEEAEDRRRRQIKIALIAAAAIVGIVAIVLFFTGSGEAVADDPAATQVPTVSVIVPGSSSVVSEINASGTLAARKPMPIGSVGEGGQIVDIRVDEGDWVSQGQVLAVIDRSVQSQQASAQAAQVQVARADAQLAQSNLDRALQLVDRGFISKADVDRLTATRDAAVARVRVAESQLRELNARNARLNIVAPAGGLVLTRNVEMGQVVSGGSGPLFTLARGGEMELAALVGESDLSRLSVGATAEVSPVGSGKVFTGQVWQISPTIDETSRQGEARIALAYDRALRPGGFATARLSSGGVTAPMLPESAIQNDDDGAFVYIVTKDNTVQRRSIRTGLVTDRGITIVDGLTGKERVVLRAGGFLFEGDKIKPQMVKDTLGGGANKGGRR, from the coding sequence ATGAATTACGAAACCTCTCCCGAAACCCGTCGACCTGACGTTGCAGAAGGTGAAGTGGTGATCGACGAGTTTGCGATGGAAGAGGCCGAAGACCGCCGCCGCCGCCAGATCAAGATCGCCCTGATCGCTGCCGCCGCCATCGTCGGCATCGTTGCCATCGTGCTGTTCTTCACCGGTTCGGGCGAAGCCGTTGCCGACGATCCGGCGGCCACGCAGGTTCCCACGGTCAGCGTGATCGTGCCGGGAAGCTCCAGCGTGGTCAGCGAGATCAACGCCAGCGGCACCTTGGCCGCGCGCAAGCCGATGCCCATCGGTTCGGTGGGTGAGGGGGGGCAGATCGTCGACATCCGCGTGGATGAGGGCGACTGGGTGAGCCAGGGCCAGGTTCTGGCGGTGATCGACCGTTCGGTGCAATCGCAGCAGGCCTCGGCGCAGGCCGCGCAAGTACAGGTCGCCCGCGCCGATGCCCAACTGGCGCAGTCGAACCTTGATCGTGCGCTGCAACTGGTGGATCGCGGCTTTATCTCCAAGGCCGACGTGGACCGCCTGACCGCGACGCGTGATGCCGCCGTTGCCCGCGTACGCGTTGCCGAATCGCAGCTGCGCGAACTGAATGCCCGCAACGCGCGCCTCAACATCGTTGCCCCGGCGGGCGGCCTTGTGCTGACGCGCAATGTCGAGATGGGGCAGGTCGTTTCGGGTGGGTCCGGCCCATTGTTCACGCTTGCCCGCGGGGGCGAGATGGAGCTTGCCGCGCTGGTCGGTGAAAGCGACCTCTCTCGCCTTTCGGTCGGGGCCACTGCGGAAGTTTCGCCGGTGGGCTCGGGCAAGGTTTTCACCGGGCAAGTCTGGCAGATTTCACCGACTATCGATGAAACCTCACGCCAGGGAGAGGCGCGGATCGCGCTGGCCTATGATCGCGCACTGCGCCCCGGCGGCTTTGCCACCGCGCGACTGTCCAGCGGCGGCGTCACTGCGCCGATGCTGCCCGAATCCGCGATCCAGAACGATGATGACGGCGCGTTCGTCTATATCGTCACCAAGGACAACACCGTCCAGCGACGGTCCATCCGCACCGGTCTGGTCACCGACCGCGGTATTACCATCGTCGATGGGCTGACCGGCAAGGAACGCGTTGTTCTGCGCGCGGGCGGCTTCCTGTTCGAAGGCGACAAGATCAAGCCGCAGATGGTTAAGGATACGCTGGGCGGGGGCGCCAATAAGGGCGGCAGACGATGA
- a CDS encoding DnaJ C-terminal domain-containing protein: protein MADPYSILNVPRGASEKDIKSAYRKLAKELHPDRNKDNPKAAERFSDVTKAYDLLSDKDKRAQFDRGEIDLDGNPQMPFGMGGGRRGHPGAGPGGFGGGGFGGGEEVDLSDLFGDLFGGGARQQRGGGNPFGGQGGFGGGGPRRPPPKGANVQYRLAVSLTDVANLAPQRITLSDGKTIDLKLPNGTEDGTQMRLSGKGEQGPGGAGDAIVTIVEKPHSVFRRDGDDVRLDLPVTLDEAVNGAKVKVPTTSGAVMLTVAPGSSSGKVLRLKGKGFTRKDGSRGDQLVTLEIDLPEADADLKQRLEGWTDSRAVRSRLGV, encoded by the coding sequence ATGGCCGATCCCTATTCGATCCTGAACGTGCCGCGTGGCGCCAGCGAAAAGGACATCAAGTCCGCCTATCGCAAACTGGCGAAGGAACTGCACCCCGATCGCAACAAGGACAATCCCAAGGCGGCGGAACGCTTTTCCGACGTAACCAAGGCCTATGATCTGTTGTCCGACAAGGACAAGCGCGCTCAGTTCGACCGGGGCGAGATCGACCTTGACGGCAATCCGCAGATGCCATTCGGCATGGGTGGCGGTCGTCGCGGGCATCCCGGCGCCGGCCCGGGCGGTTTTGGCGGTGGCGGCTTCGGCGGGGGCGAGGAAGTCGACCTGTCGGACCTGTTCGGCGACCTGTTCGGCGGGGGCGCACGGCAACAGCGCGGTGGCGGCAATCCGTTCGGCGGCCAAGGCGGTTTTGGCGGTGGCGGCCCGCGTCGTCCCCCGCCCAAGGGCGCGAACGTGCAGTACCGGCTGGCCGTATCGCTGACCGATGTCGCCAACCTCGCGCCGCAGCGGATAACGCTGTCCGACGGCAAGACCATCGACCTGAAACTGCCCAACGGGACCGAAGACGGCACGCAGATGCGCCTGTCCGGCAAAGGCGAACAGGGTCCCGGCGGTGCGGGCGATGCCATCGTGACGATTGTAGAGAAACCACACAGCGTGTTCCGCCGCGATGGCGATGACGTCCGGCTCGACCTGCCGGTCACCCTGGACGAGGCGGTGAACGGCGCAAAAGTCAAAGTGCCGACCACCAGCGGCGCAGTGATGCTGACGGTCGCGCCGGGCAGCTCGTCGGGTAAGGTCCTGCGCCTGAAAGGTAAGGGCTTTACCCGCAAGGACGGCAGCCGCGGCGATCAGCTTGTCACGCTGGAAATCGACTTGCCCGAAGCCGATGCCGACCTGAAGCAACGGCTGGAAGGCTGGACCGATTCGCGTGCCGTAAGGTCCAGGCTGGGGGTTTGA
- the mnmA gene encoding tRNA 2-thiouridine(34) synthase MnmA: protein MTDSAITPTRPTDAPDPAALFQLEQPLSARRIVVAMSGGVDSSVVAALAAQSGAEVIGVTLQLYDHGEAVKRKGACCAGDDIRDARAVADKLGIAHYVFDHESAFREDVIDRFADEYMAGRTPVPCIRCNMGVKFTDLFRMARELGADCLATGHYVQRVIGAAGPELHRAADPARDQSYFLYGTTDEQLAFLRFPLGGLPKPYVREIAAGIGLGVASKPDSQDICFVPDGDYASLVKKLRPAAANVGDIVHAQSGETLGRHKGIIHYTVGQRRGLEIGGQAEPLYVTGIDAQRQAVLVGPKRMLAVGAMTVVETNRIGPLPTTGPDTQLTVKVRSLAKPVPCRIGGPFGDDAATRIVFDKPEYGVAPGQAAVVYAGERVIGGGWIEGTEKA from the coding sequence ATGACCGATTCCGCCATTACACCCACGCGTCCGACGGATGCGCCCGACCCGGCTGCGCTGTTTCAGCTGGAACAGCCGCTGTCCGCGCGCCGGATCGTCGTGGCGATGTCGGGCGGGGTCGATTCTTCGGTCGTCGCGGCGCTGGCTGCGCAGAGCGGGGCCGAAGTGATCGGCGTGACGCTGCAACTGTACGATCATGGTGAGGCGGTGAAGCGCAAGGGCGCGTGCTGCGCCGGCGATGATATTCGCGATGCGCGCGCCGTGGCGGACAAGCTGGGCATCGCGCACTACGTCTTCGATCACGAAAGCGCCTTTCGCGAAGACGTGATCGACCGCTTTGCCGACGAGTATATGGCCGGGCGCACGCCGGTGCCGTGCATCCGTTGCAACATGGGCGTAAAATTCACAGACCTGTTTCGCATGGCCCGCGAACTGGGCGCGGATTGCCTTGCCACCGGGCACTATGTACAGCGTGTGATCGGCGCGGCAGGCCCCGAACTGCACCGCGCGGCGGACCCTGCGCGCGACCAATCGTACTTCCTTTACGGCACGACCGACGAACAGCTGGCTTTCCTGCGCTTCCCCTTGGGCGGCTTGCCCAAGCCTTATGTTCGCGAGATCGCGGCCGGCATCGGGCTGGGCGTGGCGAGCAAGCCCGACAGTCAGGACATCTGCTTCGTGCCCGATGGCGACTACGCTTCGCTTGTCAAGAAATTGCGCCCCGCTGCCGCCAACGTGGGCGACATCGTCCATGCACAAAGCGGCGAAACGCTGGGGCGGCACAAGGGGATCATCCACTATACCGTCGGCCAGCGCCGGGGGCTGGAAATCGGCGGACAGGCCGAACCGCTTTACGTCACCGGCATCGATGCGCAGCGGCAGGCTGTGCTGGTCGGGCCAAAGCGGATGCTGGCCGTGGGCGCGATGACAGTGGTGGAAACCAATCGGATCGGGCCCCTTCCCACGACCGGGCCTGATACGCAACTGACTGTAAAGGTTCGCTCTCTTGCGAAACCGGTGCCCTGCCGGATAGGAGGACCGTTCGGCGATGACGCGGCAACCCGCATCGTCTTCGACAAACCCGAATACGGCGTCGCGCCGGGACAGGCGGCGGTGGTCTATGCGGGGGAAAGGGTCATCGGCGGCGGATGGATAGAGGGTACCGAAAAGGCCTGA
- a CDS encoding PhzF family phenazine biosynthesis protein, translating to MLVIPYWHVDAFAAHAFEGNQAAVMIYEHGFPDDTTMARIGNENNFAETAFLVPHEGPEADWHLRWFTPDCEIRLCGHATLAAGHVVLSRDGGDVVRFQTRQAGVLTVKRTDDCYALGLPAIPTRYGEFPQAVAALGDAPAAIARSDDGYNLFFFENAAKVRALQPDMKALATLGDHQFICTAPGEDTDIVSRVFVPGAGVDEDSVTGSAHAALTPFWADRLARSAFTAFQASHRGGHLSCRLDGDVVWLGGPCVTVVEGFFSY from the coding sequence ATGCTCGTGATCCCCTATTGGCACGTCGATGCCTTTGCCGCCCACGCATTCGAAGGGAATCAGGCGGCGGTGATGATCTACGAGCACGGCTTTCCCGACGATACGACGATGGCGCGCATCGGAAACGAGAACAACTTCGCCGAGACCGCCTTCCTTGTCCCGCACGAGGGGCCGGAGGCTGATTGGCATCTCCGCTGGTTCACGCCCGATTGCGAGATTCGCCTCTGCGGCCACGCGACGTTGGCTGCAGGTCATGTGGTGCTAAGCCGCGACGGGGGCGATGTCGTGCGATTCCAGACGCGGCAGGCCGGGGTGCTGACGGTGAAGCGCACCGACGATTGCTATGCGTTGGGGCTGCCCGCCATCCCGACCCGCTATGGCGAATTCCCGCAAGCGGTGGCCGCGCTGGGCGATGCGCCGGCGGCGATTGCCCGTTCGGACGACGGGTACAACCTGTTCTTTTTTGAAAACGCGGCAAAGGTTCGGGCTCTTCAGCCCGACATGAAGGCGCTGGCCACGCTGGGCGATCACCAGTTCATTTGTACCGCTCCGGGTGAGGATACCGATATCGTCAGTCGTGTGTTCGTGCCGGGCGCTGGCGTGGACGAGGATAGCGTGACCGGTTCTGCCCATGCCGCGCTGACCCCGTTCTGGGCCGACCGTCTGGCGCGTAGCGCGTTCACCGCGTTTCAGGCTTCGCACCGGGGCGGGCACTTGTCATGCCGGTTGGACGGCGATGTCGTCTGGCTGGGCGGACCATGCGTGACGGTGGTCGAGGGCTTCTTTTCCTACTGA
- a CDS encoding cation diffusion facilitator family transporter, producing the protein MATLSEPAPARTAAEERALLTRSAAMASMSVALLLLALKIFATIQTGSTAMLGSLADTALDLVASLVTLIGVWVAAQPADADHRFGHGKAEALAALVQVVLISISAVGLAARSIDMWIGGGRTEAAETGIGVSIIAMGATLLLLAWQRHVIKRTNSLAIQTDHVHYKSDILLNFGVIAALVLDQYAGITGADPVFGLIIALWLGWNAWEASQQAVDNLMDREWPVEKRQRLLDTIRDNPDLHGVHDLRTRTAGHRDFAQFHITVDPHMTVAEAHDVMDAIEAKLLARFPDTEFLIHTDPEGHIEPDAPKPVDLLSEGVDADFPEEKPA; encoded by the coding sequence ATGGCGACACTGAGCGAACCGGCACCGGCCCGCACCGCGGCGGAAGAACGCGCGCTGTTAACCCGCAGCGCCGCGATGGCGAGCATGAGCGTCGCGCTGCTGCTGCTTGCGCTGAAAATCTTTGCCACGATACAGACCGGATCGACTGCGATGCTGGGCAGTCTTGCCGACACTGCGCTCGACCTCGTGGCCTCTCTCGTCACCCTGATCGGCGTCTGGGTCGCGGCACAACCTGCCGATGCCGATCACCGCTTCGGTCACGGCAAGGCAGAGGCGCTGGCTGCGCTGGTGCAGGTCGTTCTCATCTCTATATCGGCCGTGGGCCTTGCCGCGCGCTCTATAGATATGTGGATCGGTGGCGGTCGGACAGAGGCGGCGGAGACGGGCATCGGCGTGTCGATCATCGCGATGGGCGCGACCCTGCTGCTGCTGGCGTGGCAGCGGCATGTGATCAAGCGGACGAACAGCCTCGCCATTCAGACCGACCACGTCCACTACAAGTCGGATATCCTGCTGAATTTCGGCGTGATCGCGGCACTGGTGCTGGACCAGTATGCGGGCATTACCGGTGCGGATCCGGTCTTCGGCCTGATCATCGCGCTCTGGCTGGGATGGAATGCTTGGGAGGCGAGCCAGCAGGCTGTCGACAACCTGATGGACCGCGAATGGCCGGTCGAGAAGCGGCAGCGTCTGCTCGACACGATCCGCGACAATCCCGACCTGCACGGTGTGCACGATTTGCGCACCCGCACCGCCGGGCACCGCGATTTCGCGCAGTTCCACATCACCGTCGATCCGCACATGACCGTGGCCGAAGCGCACGACGTGATGGACGCAATCGAGGCGAAGTTGCTTGCGAGATTCCCCGATACCGAATTCCTGATCCACACCGATCCCGAAGGGCATATCGAACCCGATGCGCCCAAACCCGTCGACCTTCTGTCCGAAGGGGTCGATGCCGATTTTCCCGAAGAGAAGCCCGCCTGA
- a CDS encoding efflux RND transporter permease subunit, protein MNLRNLSAWSIQNPIVPIVLFVGLLLAGMLSFARMDVNNNPDIDFPGVNVTVVQPGAAPSEINTQITQKVEAAVRSINGVDQIQSTAREGASDTFIQFELGIDPNDATNEVRNTVDQIRSDLPDGILEPQVTKIDIAGEPIAYFAISADDMTMEQLSWFVDDTVSKRLLSIEGMAAVSRGGGVDREIRVVLDPAKMQSLGVTASQVNAVLRQVNVDAAGGQSEIADARQSVRVLGNARDAYDLGETRINLSGGRIIRLRDVATVTDSYSEQTRVAKLKGRQVVTFSLERAKGASEVSVYDDAMAEIEKIKEENPGISFFPLFTSTEYTKDQYKSSIEALVEGALLAIIVVFFFLRDWRATIISAIAIPLSAIPTFFFMDLMGFSLNTLSLLALSLVAGVLVDDAIVEIENIVRHMRMGKSAYQASIDAADEIGLAVVATTMSIVAVFLPVGLMPGISGQFFKNFGLTVVAAVLTSLAVARMITPMIAAYFLRSHGHAEHGEGRMMDLYMKVLPFMLDERKAEARKAQPARAIEIFAPALILAAFVFISMTVLGLAGADYGENASDALIATGSAVGMAAAGAAIAGAALFAISFVLRLLVGMFRRENGRDGVFASLRNFGHRVYARLYDHRFWAFCGGIGALLLTMVLFMTIPQQFQPTIDSDTSRVRIEMVPGTTLQQTVAVADQISELLYAQPEVERALQNVREGSANIYIALKEDRKTTSIDFERRLAPELQSISDARASFASQSGGFGSGRDITVMLAGSDPDLLQDTANKIVNEMRGLNTLVAPRIEADLQRPELIITPRPDLAAQLGVTTAALSQAIRIATIGEIDQNAAKFSLSDRQIPIRVVLSKSSRSDIAVIENLPVPTANGGSVPLSRVAEISFGAGPTQIQRFNQSRRIIIGADLAEGQVKGPVMEEINKLPTMANKPTGVSSPAVGEDEWQAEMIQNFIIAVITGILLVFAVLVLLYKRVVSPLVNMTSLLLAPLGGLLVIWFLGFFSEGLGSLSMPVYIGVLMLLGIVAKNSILLIDFAIEEMDKGIDKKVAIIDAGHKRAQPIVMTTVAMAAGMVPTALSLSGDGAWRQPMGLVVIGGLILSTILTLVIVPAGFSIADGFEKRIGPKLRNMFLTYRPGDEHGPRDEQTDRGGALPAE, encoded by the coding sequence ATGAACCTTCGCAATCTTTCCGCGTGGTCGATTCAGAACCCGATCGTGCCCATCGTCCTGTTCGTCGGGCTGTTGCTGGCGGGTATGCTGTCGTTCGCGCGGATGGACGTGAACAACAACCCGGACATCGACTTTCCGGGCGTTAACGTGACCGTCGTACAGCCCGGCGCCGCGCCGAGCGAGATCAACACCCAGATCACGCAAAAGGTCGAGGCGGCGGTTCGTTCGATCAACGGCGTCGACCAGATCCAGTCGACCGCCAGAGAAGGGGCCAGTGACACCTTCATCCAGTTTGAACTGGGGATCGACCCGAACGACGCGACGAATGAGGTGCGCAATACCGTCGACCAGATTCGCAGCGATCTGCCCGACGGTATCCTCGAACCGCAGGTAACCAAAATCGACATCGCGGGTGAGCCAATCGCCTATTTCGCGATCTCTGCAGACGACATGACGATGGAGCAGCTGAGCTGGTTTGTCGACGACACGGTGTCGAAACGCCTGCTCTCGATCGAAGGCATGGCCGCGGTAAGCCGTGGCGGCGGCGTGGACCGCGAGATTCGCGTCGTGCTCGATCCGGCGAAGATGCAGTCGCTGGGCGTGACGGCGTCGCAGGTCAACGCCGTGCTGCGGCAGGTCAATGTCGATGCGGCGGGCGGACAGTCCGAGATCGCCGATGCGCGCCAGTCGGTCCGCGTGCTGGGCAATGCACGCGATGCCTATGATCTGGGCGAAACACGGATCAACCTGTCGGGCGGGCGGATCATCCGCCTGCGCGATGTCGCCACGGTGACCGACAGCTATTCCGAACAGACCCGCGTCGCCAAGTTGAAGGGGCGGCAGGTCGTGACCTTCAGCCTCGAGCGCGCGAAGGGCGCGTCGGAAGTGTCGGTCTATGACGATGCGATGGCCGAGATCGAGAAGATCAAGGAAGAGAACCCGGGCATCTCGTTCTTCCCGCTCTTCACCTCGACCGAATATACCAAGGACCAGTACAAGAGCAGCATAGAGGCGCTGGTCGAAGGGGCCTTGCTGGCCATTATCGTGGTGTTCTTTTTCCTGCGCGACTGGCGCGCCACGATCATCAGCGCCATCGCCATCCCGCTGTCCGCGATACCCACGTTCTTCTTCATGGACCTGATGGGGTTCTCGCTGAATACGCTGTCGCTGCTTGCGCTCAGCCTTGTGGCGGGCGTGCTGGTCGATGACGCCATCGTCGAGATCGAGAACATCGTGCGCCATATGCGCATGGGCAAATCAGCCTATCAGGCCTCTATCGACGCGGCGGACGAAATCGGTCTGGCCGTCGTCGCCACCACGATGTCGATCGTCGCGGTGTTCCTGCCGGTCGGCCTTATGCCGGGCATTTCCGGTCAGTTCTTCAAGAATTTTGGCCTGACGGTCGTCGCCGCCGTGCTGACCAGCCTTGCCGTGGCGCGCATGATCACGCCGATGATCGCAGCCTATTTCCTGCGTTCCCACGGCCATGCCGAACATGGCGAGGGCCGGATGATGGACCTTTATATGAAGGTGCTGCCCTTCATGCTGGACGAGCGCAAGGCGGAGGCGCGCAAAGCGCAGCCAGCGCGCGCGATAGAGATATTCGCGCCCGCTCTGATCCTTGCCGCATTTGTATTTATCTCGATGACCGTCCTTGGTTTGGCCGGAGCGGATTATGGAGAGAACGCGTCAGATGCCCTGATCGCAACCGGATCTGCGGTCGGCATGGCGGCTGCCGGTGCCGCCATCGCGGGCGCGGCGTTGTTTGCGATCAGCTTCGTCCTGCGCCTGTTGGTTGGCATGTTCCGGCGCGAAAACGGTCGCGATGGGGTATTCGCCAGTCTGCGCAATTTCGGCCATCGGGTCTATGCGCGGCTTTACGATCATCGTTTCTGGGCGTTTTGCGGAGGGATCGGGGCGCTACTCCTCACGATGGTTCTGTTCATGACTATTCCGCAGCAGTTCCAGCCCACGATCGACAGCGACACCAGCCGCGTGCGGATCGAGATGGTGCCGGGCACCACGCTGCAACAGACGGTTGCCGTAGCGGACCAGATTTCCGAATTGCTCTACGCCCAGCCAGAGGTGGAGCGGGCGCTGCAAAACGTGCGTGAGGGCAGTGCCAATATCTATATCGCACTGAAAGAAGACCGCAAAACCACCAGCATCGACTTCGAACGTCGCCTTGCGCCAGAGCTTCAGTCAATCTCCGACGCGCGGGCCAGTTTCGCCTCACAATCGGGCGGGTTCGGATCGGGCCGCGATATTACCGTGATGCTGGCCGGGTCGGACCCGGACCTGCTGCAAGATACCGCGAACAAGATCGTGAACGAAATGCGCGGGTTGAACACGCTGGTCGCCCCCCGGATCGAGGCCGACCTGCAGCGCCCCGAACTGATCATCACCCCGCGCCCGGACCTTGCCGCGCAACTGGGCGTGACGACGGCGGCGCTCAGCCAGGCGATCCGCATCGCCACCATCGGAGAGATCGACCAGAACGCGGCGAAATTCTCGCTATCCGACCGCCAGATCCCTATTCGTGTCGTCTTGTCCAAAAGCTCGCGCAGCGACATTGCGGTGATCGAAAATCTGCCAGTGCCGACCGCCAACGGCGGATCGGTTCCGCTCAGCCGGGTGGCGGAAATCAGCTTTGGCGCGGGGCCAACGCAGATTCAGCGGTTCAATCAGTCTCGCCGCATCATCATCGGTGCCGACCTTGCCGAAGGGCAGGTCAAAGGCCCGGTCATGGAAGAGATTAACAAGCTGCCGACGATGGCAAACAAGCCGACCGGCGTGTCCAGCCCTGCAGTAGGTGAGGATGAGTGGCAGGCGGAGATGATCCAGAACTTCATCATCGCGGTGATCACTGGCATCCTGCTGGTCTTCGCGGTGCTGGTCCTGCTTTACAAGCGCGTCGTCTCGCCCTTGGTGAACATGACCTCGCTGCTGCTGGCGCCGCTGGGCGGATTGCTGGTGATCTGGTTCCTCGGCTTTTTCAGCGAGGGACTAGGGTCACTCTCCATGCCGGTTTACATCGGCGTGTTGATGCTGCTTGGCATTGTCGCCAAGAACTCGATCCTGCTGATCGACTTCGCGATCGAGGAAATGGATAAAGGTATCGACAAAAAGGTCGCGATCATCGACGCCGGGCATAAACGTGCGCAGCCGATCGTGATGACCACCGTCGCGATGGCGGCGGGCATGGTGCCGACCGCCCTGTCGCTCAGCGGCGATGGCGCCTGGCGTCAGCCGATGGGCCTGGTGGTGATCGGCGGCCTCATTCTGTCGACGATCCTGACACTGGTCATCGTCCCCGCCGGGTTCAGCATTGCCGATGGCTTCGAAAAACGGATCGGGCCAAAGCTGCGCAACATGTTCCTGACCTATCGCCCGGGCGACGAACATGGCCCGCGTGACGAGCAGACCGACCGGGGTGGCGCCCTGCCGGCCGAATAA
- a CDS encoding serine hydrolase domain-containing protein translates to MKRAIPFILAAAMLPALSACGVDDDGTPPPPSAESLAATAKGDTGASREGLARAIDGVFANEVGETRALLVMRDGKVVAERYAEGFGPETRHVGWSLTKTVTGVLIGMLIADGSLSLDEPAPLPLWQRSGDPRSEVTIRELLQMRSGLRHAEGADPSYTADTARMLFLDGRDDMAHYAATQPLDADPGSEYDYSTATSVILADVATRALTPSDRPEVRHAAMATYLQERLFEPLGMTSAYPEFDASGTLTGGSMIHATARDWATFGEMLRKGGVTHNGTRVVPRKWIAFMSTPSPTDPAFGAHLWLNRARPEGRDPVLFPGDAPKSLIAMLGFRGQYVVVSPEQGLTVVRLGVSSEEDQVPLRAAMGALVASFPLERQ, encoded by the coding sequence GTGAAACGTGCGATCCCCTTTATCCTTGCCGCCGCCATGCTGCCAGCACTCTCCGCTTGCGGTGTGGATGACGACGGCACGCCGCCGCCGCCCTCCGCCGAATCGCTGGCCGCCACGGCCAAGGGCGACACCGGCGCATCGCGCGAAGGGCTGGCCCGCGCCATCGATGGCGTCTTTGCGAACGAGGTGGGCGAGACGCGCGCGTTGCTGGTGATGCGCGACGGCAAAGTGGTCGCGGAACGTTACGCCGAGGGATTCGGGCCGGAGACGCGGCATGTCGGCTGGTCGCTGACGAAGACGGTGACCGGGGTGCTGATCGGCATGCTGATCGCCGATGGCTCGCTCTCGCTCGACGAACCGGCCCCTTTGCCGCTGTGGCAACGCAGCGGCGACCCGCGTAGCGAAGTGACGATCCGCGAGTTGCTTCAAATGCGATCGGGCCTGCGCCATGCGGAAGGGGCCGATCCCTCGTACACCGCCGATACTGCGCGTATGCTGTTCCTCGACGGGCGCGACGACATGGCCCATTATGCCGCGACGCAGCCGCTGGATGCAGATCCTGGCAGCGAATACGACTATTCCACCGCGACCAGCGTGATTTTGGCCGATGTCGCGACGCGCGCGCTCACCCCGTCCGACCGCCCAGAGGTGCGCCATGCCGCGATGGCTACCTATCTGCAAGAGCGGCTGTTCGAACCATTGGGCATGACCAGCGCCTATCCCGAATTCGACGCATCGGGCACGCTGACCGGCGGCAGTATGATCCACGCCACCGCGCGCGATTGGGCCACCTTTGGGGAAATGCTGCGCAAGGGCGGCGTCACGCATAACGGGACGCGCGTCGTGCCGCGCAAGTGGATCGCGTTCATGTCGACGCCCAGCCCGACCGATCCGGCCTTTGGCGCGCATCTGTGGCTGAACCGCGCGCGGCCAGAGGGGCGCGATCCGGTACTGTTCCCCGGCGACGCGCCGAAATCACTGATCGCGATGCTGGGCTTTCGCGGGCAATATGTCGTGGTGTCGCCCGAACAGGGTCTGACCGTCGTGCGGCTTGGCGTGTCGAGCGAGGAAGATCAGGTCCCCCTGCGCGCGGCGATGGGCGCGCTGGTCGCGAGTTTCCCGCTGGAACGTCAGTAG
- the pdxH gene encoding pyridoxamine 5'-phosphate oxidase produces MRAHDVEPELLAEDAIPTGDPFVLFDDWFAEARDSEPNDANAMALATATPGGAPSVRMVLLKGHGADLGSGGGFVFYTNTLSRKGSEIAANPQAALLFHWKSLRRQIRIEGPLEPVSDDMANSYFASRARDSQLGAAASDQSAPMSDRREFIERFENVRRTYEGKDVPRPSHWSGYRLVPQAIEFWHDRPFRLHERRRFTRGSGGWASTLLYP; encoded by the coding sequence TTGAGAGCACACGACGTGGAACCCGAACTGCTGGCAGAAGACGCGATTCCCACCGGCGACCCCTTCGTCCTGTTCGACGACTGGTTTGCAGAGGCGCGGGACAGCGAACCGAACGACGCCAACGCGATGGCGCTGGCCACCGCAACGCCGGGCGGCGCGCCTTCGGTGCGCATGGTCCTGCTGAAGGGGCATGGCGCAGACCTCGGCTCCGGTGGCGGATTTGTGTTCTATACCAACACCCTTAGCCGCAAGGGTTCCGAGATCGCCGCCAACCCGCAGGCGGCGCTGCTGTTCCACTGGAAAAGCCTGCGCCGTCAGATTCGCATCGAAGGCCCGCTGGAGCCGGTAAGCGACGACATGGCCAACTCCTATTTCGCCAGCCGCGCCCGCGATTCGCAGCTGGGCGCCGCCGCCAGCGACCAGTCCGCCCCGATGAGCGACCGCCGCGAATTCATCGAGCGGTTCGAGAACGTGCGCCGCACCTACGAGGGCAAGGACGTGCCGCGCCCTTCGCACTGGAGCGGGTATCGTCTTGTGCCGCAGGCCATAGAGTTCTGGCACGACCGGCCCTTCCGCCTGCACGAACGCCGCCGCTTTACGCGCGGCAGCGGCGGCTGGGCATCCACCCTGCTGTACCCCTGA
- a CDS encoding DUF1153 domain-containing protein produces MIENQDIKPAMVIGPLGEPLTLDDLPPASTRRWVVRRKAEVVAAVNGGLLTIDDACKRYDLTLEEFASWQRAVERSGMKGLRVTRIQHYRDLYERQMKY; encoded by the coding sequence ATGATCGAGAACCAGGACATCAAACCGGCAATGGTCATCGGCCCGCTTGGCGAGCCGCTGACGCTGGACGATCTTCCCCCCGCGAGCACACGCCGCTGGGTCGTTCGCCGCAAGGCGGAAGTGGTCGCGGCCGTGAATGGCGGGCTGCTGACGATCGATGATGCGTGCAAACGCTATGACCTGACGCTTGAGGAATTCGCTTCGTGGCAACGTGCCGTCGAACGGTCGGGCATGAAGGGCCTGCGCGTTACGCGGATTCAGCACTATCGCGATCTTTACGAACGGCAGATGAAGTACTGA